One Gemmatimonadota bacterium genomic region harbors:
- a CDS encoding N(4)-(beta-N-acetylglucosaminyl)-L-asparaginase, protein MTLSRREFVATSSSLAAGLAFTPGASAVAAPRAGFGAAPPVVIASANGIRGVKVAYDQIVRGEDTLDAIIAGVNLQELDPEDQSVGLGGLPNADGVVQLDASCMHGPTRRAGSVGCLEDIATPSLVAKAIMDYTDHIMLVGSDARKFAVSMGFKTQNLLTEKSRQDWLRWKSKLNGNDAWLDHDDPVRIKFTTGTINMNAVNAAGDLSSVTTTSGMSWKVPGRVGDSPIIGAGQYCDNTVGAAGSTGRGEANIKVCGAFLAVEQMRLGKSPEQALLHVVERVIAMTEKRLLSERGRPLFDLDFYAVRKDGTFAGVSCYEGSSFAVCDAGGARVVPSAYVYRRSERPTR, encoded by the coding sequence ATGACCCTCTCTCGCCGCGAATTCGTCGCCACCTCCTCGTCGCTCGCCGCCGGCCTGGCGTTCACCCCGGGCGCGTCGGCCGTGGCCGCGCCTCGCGCCGGGTTCGGCGCGGCACCACCCGTGGTGATCGCCTCGGCCAACGGCATTCGAGGGGTGAAGGTCGCCTACGACCAGATCGTGCGCGGCGAGGATACGCTCGACGCCATCATCGCGGGGGTGAACCTCCAGGAGCTTGATCCGGAGGACCAGTCCGTGGGACTCGGCGGCCTGCCTAACGCCGATGGCGTCGTGCAACTGGACGCGTCGTGTATGCACGGGCCGACGCGCCGCGCCGGGAGCGTGGGGTGCCTGGAGGACATTGCCACCCCGTCGCTCGTGGCCAAGGCGATCATGGACTACACCGACCACATCATGCTGGTGGGGTCGGACGCCCGAAAGTTCGCGGTGTCCATGGGGTTCAAGACGCAGAACCTCCTCACAGAGAAGAGCCGCCAGGACTGGCTGCGCTGGAAGAGCAAGCTCAACGGCAACGATGCCTGGTTGGATCACGATGACCCGGTGCGCATCAAGTTCACCACCGGGACGATCAACATGAACGCCGTGAATGCCGCCGGCGACCTGTCGAGCGTGACCACGACCAGCGGGATGTCGTGGAAGGTGCCGGGCCGCGTCGGCGACTCGCCGATCATCGGGGCGGGCCAGTATTGCGACAACACCGTGGGGGCCGCCGGGTCCACCGGGCGCGGCGAGGCGAACATCAAGGTGTGCGGGGCGTTCCTCGCGGTGGAGCAGATGCGGCTGGGCAAGTCGCCGGAGCAAGCCCTGTTGCACGTCGTGGAACGGGTCATCGCGATGACCGAGAAGCGCCTGCTGAGCGAGCGGGGACGCCCGCTCTTCGACCTCGACTTCTACGCCGTGCGCAAGGACGGGACGTTCGCCGGCGTGAGCTGTTACGAGGGGAGCTCGTTCGCCGTGTGTGACGCGGGCGGGGCGCGGGTCGTGCCGTCGGCCTACGTTTACCGGCGGAGCGAACGGCCGACGCGTTAG
- a CDS encoding methyl-accepting chemotaxis protein codes for MGTIAVSVGAWITAQGMARLGPVALMAVGAVGVGIGCLVAAALILVLAPNTAGEEVVELTTSLDAASRGDLTREPKEAGHRLRTTRLALRRALATLRATVDGAREHTRDTASRAGEFATHLGNTHLASQRSGELATSVADRARSVAELAQHLDVSLATLEAHAQGLDQERRSLLAAAETRALGLNEVGRDLDAATSALATLDERFRAAREHLSRLDQSVDEVREFVALVRKMSRQSKLLSLNAAMEAARAGEQGSGFAVVASEVRRLAKGSSDAADRTEALLKDLLRDTAVARESAAASVALVEQGVLVLSRSRQRVSEAQGLDSTPAPLEPLEPQALRADVGRVAHELDGLAKVAGDARLAQGATLTRLHDLIAAAHSLNRSAARASAVLDGLRTDVATPGGTPGQPTTTPAVPVPIA; via the coding sequence GTGGGAACCATCGCCGTCTCCGTCGGTGCGTGGATCACCGCACAGGGGATGGCGCGTCTTGGCCCGGTCGCGCTCATGGCCGTGGGAGCGGTTGGCGTCGGCATTGGCTGCCTCGTCGCCGCCGCCCTCATCCTGGTCCTCGCGCCCAATACCGCTGGCGAAGAGGTCGTCGAGTTGACCACGTCGCTCGACGCCGCGAGCCGCGGGGACCTGACGCGCGAACCAAAGGAGGCCGGCCACCGCTTGCGGACGACCCGGCTGGCGCTGCGCCGGGCATTGGCAACCCTTCGCGCGACGGTCGACGGTGCCCGCGAGCACACCCGCGACACGGCTTCGCGTGCGGGCGAATTCGCCACACACCTCGGTAACACCCACCTCGCGTCGCAGCGGTCGGGAGAACTGGCGACAAGCGTGGCGGATCGCGCGCGAAGCGTCGCGGAACTCGCGCAACACCTGGACGTCTCGCTGGCGACTCTCGAGGCGCACGCGCAGGGGCTGGACCAGGAACGACGGAGCTTGCTCGCCGCCGCGGAAACACGGGCGCTTGGCCTCAATGAGGTGGGGCGTGACCTCGATGCGGCCACCAGCGCCCTGGCGACCCTGGATGAGCGCTTCCGCGCGGCCCGCGAGCACCTGTCCCGCCTCGATCAGTCCGTGGACGAAGTCCGTGAGTTTGTCGCCCTCGTTCGAAAGATGTCGCGGCAGAGCAAGTTGCTCAGCTTGAATGCCGCAATGGAGGCCGCACGCGCCGGCGAGCAGGGGAGCGGGTTCGCCGTGGTCGCGAGCGAGGTCCGCCGACTCGCCAAGGGCTCGTCAGACGCCGCGGATCGCACGGAGGCGTTGCTCAAGGACCTACTGCGTGATACGGCCGTCGCCCGCGAATCTGCGGCGGCCTCGGTCGCACTCGTCGAACAGGGCGTGCTCGTGCTCTCACGATCGCGCCAACGCGTGAGTGAAGCGCAGGGGCTGGACTCAACGCCTGCGCCCCTCGAGCCCCTGGAGCCCCAGGCCCTGCGAGCCGACGTTGGACGCGTCGCGCACGAACTGGACGGCCTGGCCAAGGTGGCCGGGGACGCTCGCCTGGCGCAGGGGGCGACCCTGACGCGCCTGCACGACCTGATCGCGGCGGCACATTCGCTGAACCGGAGCGCGGCACGTGCGAGTGCCGTCCTCGATGGACTGCGCACGGACGTCGCGACTCCCGGGGGGACACCGGGGCAGCCCACCACCACTCCAGCCGTCCCGGTCCCCATCGCCTAA